A single genomic interval of Gimesia chilikensis harbors:
- the waaF gene encoding lipopolysaccharide heptosyltransferase II: MKIAVFLPNWIGDAVMATSALRALRDEFHNAEITAIQKPYVAEVLNGLDLVDHSLASGNEKSLKSQFQLLSQLRRERFDLAVLFPNSFRSACLSFLAGIPRRVGIQRDGRGWLLTDALPAGDRQVPHPAIDEYLRIVAHIIGVEQADSKPGSGLSRKMELAVTDADRQRWSSFWNKQSAEFQRHPLICLNPGGAFGAAKHWPVANFAELASRLATDLQRSVLVVCGPAEKEEALQIVAQAKHPLVTSLAEEPLHLGLTKAAIQQAELLVTTDSGPRHFAAPFDVPVVTLFGPTHIMWSETFYERGQHLQLAMDCGPCQQRVCPLGHHRCMKDLSANRVFDAVVSLLEQQQTKAA; this comes from the coding sequence ATGAAAATTGCAGTCTTTCTACCCAACTGGATCGGAGACGCCGTCATGGCGACCTCCGCCTTACGGGCATTGCGTGATGAGTTTCACAACGCGGAAATTACAGCGATTCAGAAGCCATACGTGGCTGAAGTCCTCAATGGGCTCGATCTGGTCGATCACTCCCTGGCCAGCGGCAATGAGAAAAGTCTGAAATCACAGTTCCAGTTGCTGAGTCAACTCAGACGGGAACGCTTCGATCTGGCAGTCTTGTTTCCCAATTCCTTTCGCAGTGCCTGTCTCAGCTTTCTGGCGGGAATCCCCCGACGTGTGGGAATTCAGCGGGATGGACGGGGCTGGCTCTTGACCGATGCGCTTCCGGCCGGGGATCGTCAGGTTCCTCATCCGGCGATCGATGAATACCTGCGGATCGTCGCGCATATCATTGGTGTAGAACAGGCTGATTCAAAACCAGGTTCCGGACTGTCGCGAAAAATGGAACTGGCTGTGACCGATGCTGATCGTCAGCGCTGGTCAAGCTTCTGGAATAAACAGTCAGCGGAGTTTCAACGTCATCCACTGATCTGTCTGAATCCAGGTGGCGCGTTCGGCGCTGCCAAACACTGGCCGGTCGCGAATTTCGCGGAACTCGCAAGCCGCCTGGCCACGGACTTACAGCGTTCGGTGCTGGTGGTCTGTGGACCCGCTGAAAAAGAGGAAGCCCTGCAGATCGTCGCGCAGGCAAAGCATCCCCTGGTGACTTCGCTGGCGGAAGAACCGTTACATCTCGGGCTCACGAAGGCCGCGATTCAACAGGCCGAATTACTGGTGACCACCGATTCCGGTCCCCGTCACTTCGCTGCTCCGTTTGATGTGCCTGTGGTGACGCTGTTCGGTCCCACACATATCATGTGGAGTGAAACGTTTTACGAGCGGGGACAACACCTCCAGCTTGCGATGGACTGCGGTCCCTGTCAGCAGCGGGTCTGTCCCCTGGGGCATCATCGCTGTATGAAAGACTTATCCGCCAATCGGGTCTTTGATGCGGTCGTTTCTCTACTGGAACAACAGCAGACCAAAGCCGCTTAG
- the ychF gene encoding redox-regulated ATPase YchF, with translation MEAGIVGLPNVGKSTLFNALTAAGIASENYPFCTIEPNVGIVNVPDPRLDIIHKYITTDKVIPAILRLVDIAGIVRGASEGEGLGNKFLSHIRNVDAILHVVRCFENSDVIHVEGKVDPISDIETIDMELMLADMQTVDSAKDKAAKTARSGNAEAKMRLAVLETCAERLAEEKPLRGLSFDDPEKRKIFKGYQFLTAKPVLYLANVDEDDLQGESELVQRVRARAEEEGGEVVVVCGRLEAEIAELDEADRNEMLESVGLEEPALAAVARAAYHTLGLQSYFTAGKIEIRAWTIPIGATGPQAAGVIHSDFERGFIRAEIFSVADLEQYQSEKAIREAGKLRVEGKEYVMQDGDICHFLFNV, from the coding sequence ATGGAAGCTGGTATTGTTGGCCTGCCGAATGTAGGTAAATCAACGTTATTCAACGCCTTAACGGCGGCGGGGATCGCAAGCGAGAACTATCCCTTCTGTACGATTGAACCCAACGTGGGGATCGTCAATGTCCCCGATCCGCGGCTGGATATCATTCATAAATACATTACCACCGACAAAGTCATCCCCGCCATTCTCAGGCTGGTCGACATTGCCGGTATCGTCCGGGGGGCCTCCGAAGGCGAAGGGTTGGGAAATAAGTTCCTCTCTCATATTCGCAACGTAGATGCCATTCTGCACGTGGTCCGTTGTTTCGAGAACAGCGACGTGATCCACGTCGAAGGCAAGGTCGACCCGATCAGCGACATCGAAACCATCGATATGGAACTGATGCTGGCTGACATGCAGACGGTCGACTCGGCGAAAGATAAGGCTGCCAAGACTGCCCGCTCCGGGAATGCCGAAGCCAAAATGCGGCTGGCCGTCCTGGAAACCTGCGCAGAACGACTGGCGGAAGAAAAACCGCTCCGCGGGCTGTCCTTCGATGATCCGGAAAAACGGAAAATATTCAAAGGCTATCAGTTCCTCACCGCCAAGCCGGTGCTCTATCTGGCGAACGTGGATGAGGACGACCTCCAGGGCGAAAGTGAACTCGTACAGCGGGTACGGGCACGAGCCGAAGAAGAGGGAGGCGAAGTCGTCGTGGTCTGTGGTCGCCTCGAAGCCGAAATCGCGGAACTCGACGAAGCTGACCGCAACGAAATGCTCGAGAGCGTCGGCCTGGAAGAACCGGCACTGGCCGCAGTCGCACGTGCTGCCTACCATACACTGGGACTGCAGAGCTATTTCACTGCCGGGAAAATTGAAATCCGCGCCTGGACAATTCCCATCGGCGCGACCGGACCCCAGGCAGCCGGCGTCATTCACTCGGACTTCGAACGCGGATTCATCCGGGCGGAAATCTTCTCGGTGGCTGACCTCGAACAGTACCAGTCGGAAAAAGCGATCCGTGAAGCCGGTAAGCTTCGCGTGGAAGGCAAAGAATATGTGATGCAGGATGGCGACATCTGTCACTTCCTGTTTAACGTCTAA
- a CDS encoding PfkB family carbohydrate kinase: MSYHLINTIQKLGHPKILVLGDLILDRYTWGDAERISQEAPVILLREDTQEVRLGGAANVANMLIGLEAEVTMAGVTGTDLDGVVIREALEKRGVDCSAIIADASRPTTVKQRFIGRAQQRHPHQILRVDREVNTPLDATASEQLLNVILPLIPEQQAILISDYAKGVCTPDVLACVIQAAREANVPVIADPCPGRDYQIYSGATAITPNRLETSRAVEFEIENESDAFRAGKLLCEQLNLDFVFVTLDSDGIALTQANGATELLPTRKREVYDITGAGDMVLATIGVGSAAGIAPADLARLANVAGGLEVEQIGVVTISREEMLADLLMGARATSEKVLSLEELKRHVSARQKLGQKVVLTNGCFDVMHVGHVSYLEQAAAEGDCLIVALNSDASVRSLNKAPDRPIFGQEHRALMLAALEGIDYVVIFDESTPCELINELKPDLLVKGGTYSKEEIVGWELVEAYGGEVKALGITPGISTTQILGIIRGEAAGQPDILPLHQPIEPPKRKAG; encoded by the coding sequence ATGTCATATCATTTAATCAATACAATTCAAAAATTGGGTCATCCGAAAATCCTCGTCCTGGGAGACCTGATTCTGGACCGCTATACCTGGGGCGATGCCGAACGGATCAGCCAGGAAGCACCGGTGATTCTGTTGCGGGAAGATACCCAGGAAGTCCGCCTGGGCGGAGCCGCCAACGTCGCCAACATGTTGATCGGCCTGGAAGCGGAAGTGACCATGGCCGGGGTGACAGGCACCGATCTGGATGGCGTTGTGATCCGGGAAGCCCTGGAGAAGCGGGGCGTTGATTGCTCGGCCATCATTGCCGATGCGAGTCGACCGACAACGGTCAAGCAGCGCTTCATCGGACGGGCGCAGCAACGTCATCCGCACCAGATTCTACGCGTCGATCGGGAAGTGAATACCCCTCTTGATGCGACTGCTTCCGAACAGTTACTCAACGTAATTCTGCCTTTAATCCCCGAACAACAGGCGATCCTGATCAGCGATTATGCCAAAGGTGTTTGTACTCCGGACGTGCTGGCTTGTGTGATTCAGGCAGCCCGTGAGGCAAATGTGCCCGTGATTGCAGATCCCTGTCCGGGCCGTGATTATCAGATCTACTCGGGTGCCACTGCGATCACCCCGAACCGACTCGAGACATCCCGGGCGGTCGAATTTGAAATTGAAAACGAATCCGATGCCTTTCGTGCTGGCAAACTGCTCTGTGAACAGCTGAACCTGGACTTTGTCTTTGTCACGCTCGACAGTGATGGCATCGCTTTAACACAGGCCAATGGTGCAACAGAACTACTGCCGACCCGGAAACGGGAAGTTTATGACATCACCGGTGCCGGAGATATGGTGCTGGCGACAATCGGTGTCGGCAGTGCCGCTGGAATTGCTCCCGCGGACCTTGCCCGCCTGGCGAATGTGGCCGGCGGTCTGGAAGTCGAACAGATTGGCGTCGTCACAATCAGCCGCGAAGAAATGCTGGCCGACCTGCTCATGGGGGCCCGCGCGACAAGTGAAAAAGTACTCTCACTGGAAGAGCTCAAACGGCATGTTTCGGCCCGGCAGAAACTGGGACAGAAAGTTGTCCTGACCAACGGCTGTTTCGATGTCATGCACGTGGGGCATGTCTCCTACCTGGAACAGGCGGCCGCAGAAGGGGACTGCCTGATCGTCGCACTCAATAGTGATGCGAGCGTACGCTCTCTAAACAAGGCACCGGATCGACCGATCTTCGGACAGGAACATCGTGCATTGATGCTGGCGGCTTTGGAAGGAATCGACTATGTCGTCATCTTCGATGAGTCGACGCCCTGCGAACTGATCAATGAACTCAAACCCGATTTACTCGTCAAAGGTGGCACATACTCGAAAGAGGAAATTGTCGGCTGGGAACTGGTCGAAGCCTACGGCGGGGAAGTCAAAGCACTGGGAATTACCCCGGGCATTTCCACCACACAGATTCTGGGCATTATCCGCGGGGAAGCCGCCGGGCAGCCCGATATCCTGCCTCTCCATCAACCTATCGAGCCTCCGAAACGAAAAGCCGGATGA
- a CDS encoding glycosyltransferase family 2 protein, whose translation MSLSVIVIVKNEESTIRECLASVAWADEIIVLDSGSSDQTVAICKEYTEHVYETDWPGFGPQKNRALEYASNEWVLSIDADERISYDLQTEIKRVIQMPKRYDAYSMPRRSNYCGRYMKHSGWWPDHVVRLFRRGKAEFSDDLVHERIVVQGKVGKLKEPIIHESLLTLEQILNTMNSYSTAGAKMMAEEQQQASLCKAICHGTWTFIRTYFLRAGFLDGKEGFMLAISNAEGTYYRYLKLMVLNREKQEEL comes from the coding sequence ATGTCGTTATCGGTTATCGTCATTGTTAAAAACGAAGAATCTACGATTCGCGAGTGCCTGGCGTCGGTTGCCTGGGCAGATGAAATCATCGTCCTGGATTCCGGCAGTAGCGACCAGACGGTGGCCATCTGCAAGGAATACACAGAGCACGTTTACGAAACCGACTGGCCTGGCTTTGGACCTCAGAAAAACCGCGCACTCGAGTACGCCTCGAATGAGTGGGTCCTGTCGATCGATGCTGACGAACGAATCTCTTACGACCTGCAGACCGAAATCAAACGCGTCATCCAGATGCCCAAACGCTACGATGCCTATTCCATGCCCCGCCGATCCAACTACTGCGGGCGGTACATGAAGCATAGTGGCTGGTGGCCCGATCATGTGGTGCGCCTCTTCCGTCGGGGCAAAGCCGAATTCAGTGACGACCTGGTCCACGAGCGGATTGTCGTGCAGGGCAAAGTAGGCAAACTCAAGGAACCCATCATTCACGAATCTCTGCTCACGCTGGAACAGATTCTGAATACGATGAATTCCTATTCCACCGCGGGTGCAAAAATGATGGCGGAAGAACAGCAGCAGGCCAGCCTGTGCAAGGCCATCTGTCACGGCACGTGGACCTTTATCCGCACCTACTTTCTGCGGGCCGGTTTTCTGGACGGGAAAGAAGGTTTCATGCTGGCGATATCCAACGCGGAAGGCACCTACTATCGGTACCTGAAGCTGATGGTTCTCAACCGGGAAAAACAGGAAGAACTCTGA
- a CDS encoding arylsulfatase, with protein MRAIFQLVTCTLLLLVTFTDCRADSTNTRKPNVILVITDDQGYGDIAAHGNKMIQTPNLDQLYRQSLRLTNFHVDPTCAPTRSALMTGHYSTRTGVWHTIMGRSLMNTNEVTLAEVMQSNGYKTGMFGKWHLGDNYPLRPQDQGFETVVQHGGGGVTQTPDYWQNDYFDDTYLRNGKPEKFKGYCTDIWFQEALNFIEMNKSEPFFAYISTNAPHSPYLVDPKYSDPYERKGVSKQMAAFYGMITNIDENMGLLERRLKDWGLDENTILIFMTDNGTAAGFKRPQPEDLSKKQQRRLSKGKPIVLESWPGFNAGMRGTKGSEYDGGHRVPCYIRWPAGKLDGGRDITQLSAHIDILPTLAELCHLTISSELKLDGTSLVPILKGKKDALRNRTLIVHSQRIETPEKWRKSSVMTERWRLVNQTELYDIQHDPGQTKNIASEFPGVVKYLSAEYEKWWESLKPRFTEYVAIGVGSRFENPAHLTCHDWHAPIQQVPWNHQQIAKNPIANGFWIVNVEAPGTYEITLRCRPESAHHPLKKGVARIQIGDQKQQQDVDEGDLSTTFTLDLMKGQRKLQTWLDEGNGVSRGAFFVEIFRKEKQ; from the coding sequence ATGCGAGCGATTTTTCAGCTTGTGACCTGCACCCTGCTGCTACTGGTCACCTTCACCGACTGTCGCGCTGACAGTACCAATACCAGAAAGCCGAACGTTATTCTGGTCATCACAGATGATCAGGGATACGGGGATATCGCCGCGCATGGGAACAAGATGATCCAGACGCCGAACCTGGATCAACTGTATCGCCAGAGTCTGCGTCTGACCAACTTCCATGTCGACCCGACCTGTGCGCCGACCCGCTCTGCTTTGATGACCGGACATTACTCCACGCGGACCGGCGTCTGGCATACGATCATGGGTCGCTCGCTGATGAATACCAACGAGGTTACCCTGGCTGAAGTGATGCAGAGTAACGGCTACAAGACCGGCATGTTCGGGAAATGGCACCTGGGCGACAATTATCCGCTGCGTCCCCAGGACCAGGGATTTGAAACCGTCGTGCAGCATGGTGGTGGGGGAGTCACACAGACCCCGGACTACTGGCAGAACGATTACTTCGACGACACCTATCTGCGGAACGGCAAGCCGGAAAAGTTCAAAGGCTATTGCACGGACATCTGGTTCCAGGAAGCGCTGAACTTCATCGAGATGAACAAGTCGGAACCGTTCTTTGCTTATATCTCAACCAATGCCCCTCACAGTCCGTACCTGGTTGATCCCAAGTACAGCGATCCTTACGAGCGTAAAGGGGTATCAAAGCAGATGGCCGCCTTTTACGGCATGATCACCAACATCGATGAAAACATGGGACTGCTGGAACGACGTCTCAAAGATTGGGGACTCGATGAGAACACGATCCTGATCTTCATGACCGATAACGGAACCGCAGCCGGTTTTAAACGTCCCCAGCCGGAAGACCTTTCCAAGAAACAGCAGCGACGACTTTCCAAAGGCAAACCGATCGTACTGGAATCGTGGCCCGGTTTTAACGCAGGCATGCGGGGTACGAAGGGTTCAGAATACGACGGCGGACATCGCGTTCCCTGTTACATTCGCTGGCCGGCCGGCAAACTGGACGGGGGGCGGGATATCACACAACTCTCGGCTCATATCGACATCCTGCCCACACTGGCAGAACTCTGTCACCTGACGATTTCCAGCGAACTCAAGCTGGACGGCACCAGCCTGGTGCCCATCCTCAAGGGGAAGAAAGACGCGTTACGTAATCGGACTTTGATCGTCCACTCACAGCGGATTGAGACGCCGGAGAAGTGGCGGAAATCCTCGGTGATGACCGAACGCTGGCGACTGGTAAACCAGACGGAGCTGTATGACATTCAACACGATCCCGGTCAGACCAAGAATATTGCGTCCGAATTTCCCGGCGTGGTGAAGTATCTGTCTGCGGAATACGAAAAGTGGTGGGAGAGCCTGAAGCCCCGCTTCACTGAATATGTGGCGATCGGCGTCGGTTCCCGGTTTGAGAACCCTGCCCACCTGACCTGTCACGACTGGCACGCCCCGATTCAGCAGGTTCCCTGGAATCATCAGCAGATCGCGAAGAACCCGATCGCCAACGGCTTCTGGATTGTGAATGTAGAAGCACCGGGCACGTATGAAATCACCCTGCGATGCCGACCGGAATCGGCCCATCATCCACTGAAAAAGGGTGTTGCCCGGATCCAGATTGGCGATCAGAAACAGCAGCAGGACGTCGATGAAGGCGATCTCTCCACGACCTTCACCCTGGACCTGATGAAGGGACAGAGGAAGTTGCAGACCTGGCTGGATGAAGGGAATGGCGTCTCACGGGGTGCCTTCTTCGTCGAAATCTTTCGCAAAGAAAAGCAGTAA
- a CDS encoding glycosyltransferase family 2 protein, with protein sequence MAGLAVVITTYNWPTALEAVLAGYLSQQRAPDELLIADDGSRDETRTVIEAFQATAPFTVKHIWHPDEGFRAGAIRNRAIEAAEADYIVFTDGDCIPAPWFLAQHEQHAEAGWFLSGNRVLLSESFSKRVLEENLPVEVWTWAQWFAARREGSINRLLPLCRLPLGRHYRHRTARQWEGAKTCNLSAWKVDLLAVNGFDEDYTGWGMEDSDLVLRLIRNGVFHKDARFAAPVFHLWHPENSRDQLEENQRRLKQLIETDRIQARIGIAQARTA encoded by the coding sequence ATGGCCGGACTTGCTGTCGTCATCACCACCTACAACTGGCCCACTGCCCTGGAAGCAGTGCTGGCAGGTTATCTGAGTCAGCAGCGTGCGCCGGATGAACTGCTCATTGCCGACGACGGTTCCCGGGACGAAACCCGGACGGTCATCGAAGCATTCCAGGCGACAGCGCCGTTCACCGTCAAACACATCTGGCACCCCGATGAAGGCTTCCGCGCAGGAGCAATTCGGAATCGGGCCATCGAAGCTGCCGAGGCCGACTATATCGTCTTCACGGACGGGGACTGCATACCCGCTCCCTGGTTCCTGGCCCAACATGAACAACACGCGGAAGCCGGCTGGTTCCTGTCGGGAAACCGGGTGCTGCTGTCAGAGTCATTTTCAAAACGGGTACTCGAAGAGAATCTGCCCGTGGAAGTCTGGACCTGGGCGCAGTGGTTCGCCGCTCGACGCGAGGGAAGTATCAACCGTCTGTTGCCTTTGTGCCGTCTGCCCCTGGGACGACATTACCGCCACCGGACTGCCCGGCAGTGGGAAGGTGCCAAGACCTGTAATCTCTCCGCCTGGAAGGTAGATCTGCTCGCCGTGAATGGCTTCGATGAAGACTACACCGGCTGGGGCATGGAAGATTCAGACCTCGTCCTGCGTCTGATTCGTAACGGAGTGTTTCACAAAGATGCCCGTTTTGCAGCCCCTGTATTTCACCTCTGGCACCCGGAGAATTCGCGGGATCAACTGGAAGAAAATCAGCGGCGACTCAAGCAGTTGATCGAGACCGATCGCATTCAGGCTCGCATCGGGATTGCCCAGGCACGAACTGCCTGA
- a CDS encoding glycosyltransferase family 87 protein: MNQLPDNPLYFNSPQVEATSGAIWLKRALILWAVLWVVVSVKFIVQPERKSVYPCFADSSINWWADRNLYDNEAYSTGFRYSPTFAVAFSAFAVFPPTVGGILWSALNIGLLVCALRLLVKEIFPGSWTRMQEAGFLILCLVGCTRAIWSAQSNALVFALAALAVVCLKKERWWGAAFILAAAVHIKLWPAALALLLMARFPFQLGPRFATACAVLVLPPFLTRPLPVVVQQYQNWYDLLTGPYRTLRQAGLRDAYTIAENFGTYIDDRVYTLLQLGMAGLALLWCLRLTRITTSKEAYFTGVLTTWVCWQLLVGPGTERLTFLLAAPIASWALIVSMQERCYRGLALTAWLLLVPLGMGAVERVLLPVAAWSPAILPLGILPLMAWQMAYFESRARENRMSQSEGADTTEAAQNASLAA, from the coding sequence ATGAATCAATTGCCCGATAACCCACTCTATTTTAATTCTCCCCAGGTCGAAGCCACTTCCGGAGCCATCTGGCTGAAGCGGGCGTTGATCTTATGGGCCGTATTGTGGGTTGTGGTGAGCGTGAAATTTATCGTTCAACCCGAACGGAAATCGGTTTACCCCTGCTTTGCAGACTCTTCAATCAACTGGTGGGCCGATCGGAACCTGTATGATAATGAAGCCTATAGCACCGGGTTTCGCTATAGCCCCACATTTGCGGTGGCGTTCTCAGCATTCGCAGTTTTTCCTCCGACCGTCGGGGGGATTCTCTGGTCCGCTTTGAACATCGGACTGCTGGTCTGTGCGCTGCGACTGCTGGTTAAGGAAATCTTCCCCGGCTCATGGACACGAATGCAGGAAGCGGGGTTTCTGATCCTCTGTCTGGTCGGCTGTACGCGCGCGATCTGGTCAGCCCAGAGTAATGCCCTCGTCTTTGCCCTGGCGGCACTGGCGGTCGTCTGTCTCAAAAAAGAACGCTGGTGGGGAGCCGCTTTTATTCTGGCTGCCGCCGTGCATATCAAGCTCTGGCCGGCTGCGCTGGCGTTACTGTTGATGGCTCGCTTTCCGTTTCAGCTGGGTCCCCGCTTTGCGACCGCCTGTGCAGTGCTGGTGCTTCCCCCATTTTTAACACGTCCCTTGCCGGTCGTCGTTCAGCAGTACCAGAACTGGTATGACCTGCTCACCGGCCCGTATCGTACACTCAGACAGGCGGGATTGCGGGATGCTTACACGATTGCCGAGAACTTCGGGACCTACATTGACGATCGAGTCTACACACTTCTGCAGTTGGGAATGGCCGGACTGGCGCTGTTGTGGTGTTTGCGTCTGACCCGCATCACCACCTCGAAAGAAGCGTATTTCACCGGCGTCTTGACCACCTGGGTCTGCTGGCAGCTACTCGTTGGTCCTGGTACCGAGCGTTTGACGTTTCTGCTGGCCGCCCCCATCGCCAGTTGGGCGCTGATCGTGAGTATGCAGGAACGTTGCTACCGTGGACTCGCTCTGACAGCCTGGCTGTTACTCGTCCCTCTGGGAATGGGTGCAGTGGAACGCGTCCTGCTGCCGGTTGCTGCCTGGTCACCTGCGATTTTACCGCTGGGAATTCTCCCGTTGATGGCCTGGCAGATGGCCTATTTTGAAAGCCGGGCACGCGAAAACCGGATGAGCCAGTCAGAGGGAGCAGACACGACAGAGGCTGCTCAGAATGCTTCTCTGGCCGCTTAA
- the hisC gene encoding histidinol-phosphate transaminase, with protein sequence MSLFRPQVQQMEGYTPGEQPQESGWVKLNTNENAYPPSPRVLEAVQQTLSGRLNIYPDPLATEFRKVAAELFDVDPDWILPGNGSDEVLTILMRTFVDAGELVSAPYPSYTLYETLAEIQGARFQKIQLNPDWSWPDAAQNQIGESKILFVPNPNAPSGNRWSDQQLLSLIPARGVLVLDEAYGDFCDQPHRGELLKSEQGEKLIVTRTLSKSYSLAGIRFGFAVAHPDLIGGMRKVKDSYNCNTLSLAAATAALKDQEWMQENTAKIRTTRRYLVEQLRKLGFEAVDSQTNFVWCTHADKQHERRYQELKQRKILVRYMKFSLTEGTLDGLRITVGTDAEIQHVLDALQQIG encoded by the coding sequence ATGAGTCTCTTTCGACCACAGGTTCAGCAGATGGAAGGTTACACTCCCGGGGAACAGCCCCAGGAGTCCGGCTGGGTCAAACTGAACACCAACGAAAACGCTTATCCTCCCTCGCCACGCGTCCTCGAGGCAGTGCAGCAGACACTGTCAGGTCGGTTGAATATTTATCCCGATCCGCTGGCAACCGAGTTTCGTAAAGTCGCTGCAGAACTGTTCGACGTCGATCCCGACTGGATCCTGCCCGGCAACGGGAGCGATGAAGTTCTGACGATCCTGATGCGAACCTTTGTCGATGCCGGCGAACTGGTATCGGCTCCCTATCCCAGCTACACACTGTATGAAACGCTGGCTGAGATCCAGGGTGCCCGCTTTCAGAAGATTCAACTCAATCCCGACTGGAGCTGGCCCGACGCCGCACAGAATCAAATCGGCGAGAGTAAGATTCTGTTCGTTCCCAACCCGAATGCCCCGTCGGGCAATCGCTGGTCCGACCAGCAACTGCTCTCACTGATTCCTGCCCGCGGAGTGCTCGTCCTCGACGAAGCCTACGGCGATTTCTGTGATCAGCCGCACCGGGGAGAACTGCTCAAATCGGAGCAGGGCGAGAAGCTGATCGTAACCCGCACTCTAAGTAAGTCTTACAGTCTGGCAGGCATCCGTTTTGGCTTCGCCGTCGCGCACCCCGACCTGATCGGTGGCATGCGGAAAGTCAAAGACAGTTACAACTGTAACACCCTCTCCCTGGCTGCAGCGACCGCAGCCCTCAAGGATCAGGAGTGGATGCAGGAGAATACCGCGAAGATTCGCACCACCCGCCGCTACCTCGTCGAACAACTCCGCAAGCTGGGCTTTGAAGCGGTGGACAGCCAGACGAACTTTGTCTGGTGCACACACGCCGACAAACAGCACGAACGGCGTTACCAGGAACTCAAGCAGCGGAAGATTCTCGTGCGTTACATGAAGTTTTCTCTGACGGAGGGAACTTTGGACGGCTTGCGGATCACCGTCGGCACCGATGCCGAGATTCAACACGTGCTGGATGCACTGCAGCAGATCGGCTGA
- the hisB gene encoding imidazoleglycerol-phosphate dehydratase HisB codes for MSRKASIKRETAETQIELTLELDGTGQSDIQTGVGFFDHMLTLLARHALFDLTIKANGDLEVDYHHTVEDVGICLGKALCQALGDKQGITRYGSLTIPMEETLVTAALDLSGRPWFVFQVEFPTEKIGQFDTELVREFWQAFSSNGLLNLHHVVHHGANSHHISEGIFKGTARALRQAVSIDPRQQGVPSSKGVL; via the coding sequence ATGAGCCGCAAAGCATCGATCAAACGTGAAACAGCCGAAACCCAGATTGAACTCACCCTGGAACTGGATGGTACCGGCCAGTCCGATATCCAGACCGGCGTCGGTTTCTTCGACCACATGCTGACCCTGCTGGCCCGCCACGCTTTGTTCGATCTGACAATCAAAGCGAACGGCGATCTGGAAGTCGACTATCATCACACCGTCGAGGATGTCGGGATCTGTCTGGGCAAAGCACTCTGTCAGGCACTCGGCGACAAGCAGGGCATCACCCGTTACGGCTCACTGACGATTCCCATGGAAGAGACCCTGGTCACCGCGGCCCTCGACTTGAGTGGGCGTCCCTGGTTTGTTTTTCAGGTTGAGTTTCCCACCGAAAAAATCGGGCAGTTCGATACCGAACTCGTCCGCGAATTCTGGCAGGCGTTCTCTTCCAACGGTCTGCTCAACCTGCATCACGTTGTGCATCATGGTGCGAACAGCCATCACATTTCGGAAGGCATTTTCAAAGGCACCGCGCGAGCACTGCGGCAAGCAGTCAGCATTGATCCGCGTCAACAGGGAGTACCTTCTTCCAAAGGTGTACTCTAA